One segment of Theobroma cacao cultivar B97-61/B2 chromosome 9, Criollo_cocoa_genome_V2, whole genome shotgun sequence DNA contains the following:
- the LOC18587581 gene encoding proteasome subunit beta type-6, with protein MDLNMNLNAPHSMGTTIIGVTYNGGVVLGADSRTSTGMYVANRASDKITQLTENVYVCRSGSAADSQIVSDYVRYFLHQHTIQLGQPATVKVAANLIRLLSYNNKNMLETGLIVGGWDKYEGGKIYGIPLGGTLIEQPFAIGGSGSSYLYGFFDQAWKEGMTKDEAEQLVVKAVSLAIARDGASGGVVRTVIINSEGVTRNFYPGDKLPLWHEELEPQNSLLDILNSSSPEPMNI; from the exons ATGGATCTGAATATGAACCTCAACGCCCCTCACTCCATGGGCACAACCATCATCGGAGTCACCTACAACGGCGGTGTCGTCCTCGGCGCCGACTCTCGTACCAGCACCG GGATGTATGTTGCTAACCGGGCATCTGACAAAATTACGCAGCTCACTGAGAATGTCTACGTTTGCCGCTCTGGATCC GCTGCCGATTCCCAGATTGTTTCCGACTATGTCCgctatttccttcatcaacATAC GATACAGCTAGGGCAGCCTGCAACTGTCAAAGTTGCTGCAAACCTTATCAGGCTACTATCCTACAATAACAAG AACATGCTTGAGACTGGCCTTATTGTTGGTGGGTGGGATAAGTACGAAGGTGGTAAAATATATGGAATTCCTCTTGGTGGAACACTGATTGAGCAGCCTTTTGCTATTGGAG GATCTGGGTCCAGTTACCTATATGGGTTTTTTGATCAGGCATGGAAGGAAGGAATGACAAAGGATGAAGCTGAG CAACTAGTGGTTAAGGCAGTTTCCCTTGCCATTGCTCGTGATGGTGCTAGTGGGGGTGTTGTTCGCACTGTCATT ATCAACTCTGAAGGAGTGACGAGGAACTTCTACCCTGGTGACAAACTTCCACTGTGGCATGAGGAATTGGAGCCTCAGAATTCGTTACTGGATATACTGAACTCATCGAGTCCTGAACCAATGAATATTTAA
- the LOC18587593 gene encoding basic leucine zipper 9 isoform X2, with product MHELVEEMMKQSASELALEEFIRKTMTFSDAKPFPDFDPDTWVAHLSNSFDVFKDHLLHQNLTPNQSSVTATLDSQSSICENLSSGSPLSGNNPIIRENEVRGATSGSSHEQSDDEEDIETDPGQCEQSLDPTHLKRLRRKLSNRESARRSRKRKQEHLADLELQAEQLRGENDSLYKQLTNAHQQFRDADTNNRVLKSDVEALRAKVKLEEDRLARRTLTCNLNLLQSHLTSPQPIATHNLRMVANVSPTITVHGEDSSYAGLTVSGNSALGLGNVDISNGNLNSGIGSDAVSGVSEIWR from the exons ATGCATGAATTGGTGGAGGAGATGATGAAGCAGAGTGCCTCGGAGTTGGCTTTGGAGGAGTTCATCAGGAAGACTATGACCTTCTCTGACGCGAAACCCTTTCCCGATTTTGATCCGGATACCTGGGTCGCCCATCTTTCTAATTCTTTCGATGTCTTCAAAGATCATCTTCTTCACCAG AATCttactccaaatcaatccagTGTTACAGCCACCCTTGATTCGCAATCATCCATTTGTG AGAATTTGTCATCCGGAAGTCCACTGTCTGGCAACAACCCCATAATTAGGGAGAATGAAGTAAGAGGAGCTACAAGTGGTTCGTCTCATGAACAGTCGGATGATGAAGAAGATATAGAAACAGACCCTGGTCAGTGCGAACAGAGCTTAGACCCCACTCATTTGAAACGCCTCCGCAG GAAGCTTTCTAATCGGGAGTCTGCCAGGCGATCCAGGAAAAGAAAGCAAGAGCATCTTGCAGATCTTGAATTGCAG GCTGAACAATTGAGGGGAGAAAATGATTCCCTATACAAGCAGCTCACAAATGCTCATCAACAATTTCGTGACGCTGACACTAATAATCGAGTGCTTAAGTCCGATGTGGAAGCCTTGAGAGCCAAG GTAAAGTTGGAAGAGGATAGGCTTGCTCGACGCACCTTGACATGCAATTTGAATCTTCTTCAAAGTCACTTGACTTCCCCGCAACCGATTGCTACTCATAATCTGCGGATGGTGGCAAATGTCTCTCCCACCATTACCGTCCATGGAGAGGATTCCTCGTACGCAGGATTGACAGTCTCTGGGAATTCAGCACTTGGACTTGGAAATGTTGACATCAGCAATGGGAATCTCAATAGTGGAATTGGTAGTGATGCTGTAAGCGGTGTTTCAGAAATTTGGCGTTAG
- the LOC18587594 gene encoding probable calcium-binding protein CML43 — MVLEQVQRVKQFESLSSHFPLQLKMIGITGACSRLMGELLHGLRRVRSTSAHNIDPIHPAAFKPQEEARRAPVDDSMLRALTAVFGMESNGRITKEKARQVVEKLGLVEGEGDATNFDLPGGGAAAAGGGGLEDEVAVEEVLGGFMEDGSKRNELLRQAFRIYDEDGNGFIDALELKRVLQCLGLDNGWDMGQIEKMLMVVDLNLDGKVDFTEFELMMG, encoded by the coding sequence ATGGTGTTGGAGCAAGTGCAACGAGTGAAGCAATTTGAGTCCCTTTCCTCTCACTTCCCACTTCAATTGAAGATGATTGGCATAACCGGAGCATGTTCCCGATTAATGGGGGAGTTACTGCATGGGCTGAGACGAGTACGATCAACTTCAGCTCACAATATTGATCCAATTCACCCTGCAGCTTTCAAGCCACAGGAGGAGGCCCGTCGTGCTCCAGTTGATGACTCGATGCTCCGGGCTCTCACTGCTGTGTTTGGCATGGAAAGCAATGGCAGAATCACCAAGGAGAAGGCCCGTCAAGTGGTGGAGAAGCTTGGTTTGGTTGAGGGTGAGGGAGACGCTACTAACTTTGACCTGCCTGGTGGTGGTGCTGCTGCTGCCGGTGGTGGTGGGTTAGAGGACGAAGTAGCCGTGGAGGAGGTGCTAGGAGGATTCATGGAAGATGGTTCCAAGCGGAATGAGCTGCTACGCCAAGCCTTCAGGATTTATGATGAGGATGGCAACGGGTTTATAGACGCATTAGAGTTGAAGAGGGTGCTGCAATGCTTGGGCTTGGACAATGGGTGGGATATGGGTCAGATTGAGAAGATGTTGATGGTTGTAGACTTGAATCTCGATGGAAAGGTTGATTTTACAGAGTTCGAATTGATGATGGGCTAA
- the LOC18587586 gene encoding uncharacterized protein LOC18587586 yields the protein MPLASCPPLCILSKNKIMANCMTIPPSMLNLVRTIVMPMPAAAGAVGSGTRRFFKPLYCAPHQQLQPEVDGGIMCEPCNGKGWLLCDFCKGQKTNVKADNKRIYRRCPSCRAIGYLLCSKCKVFKCVTFPNSSDGEELTF from the exons ATGCCACTTGCCTCTTGCCCTCCACTCTGCATAttatccaaaaataaaataatggcGAATTGCATGACGATACCGCCCTCGATGCTCAATCTGGTAAGAACTATCGTTATGCCAATGCCAGCAGCTGCAGGGGCAGTAGGTTCAGGGACCAGGCGTTTCTTCAAACCCCTGTATTGTGCACCTCACCAGCAACTGCAACCAGAG GTTGATGGAGGGATCATGTGTGAACCTTGCAATGGTAAAGGATGGTTGCTCTGTGATTTCTGTAAAGGACAAAAAACCAATGTCAAAGCCGATAACAAGCGGATCTACCGTCGATGCCCATCTTGTAGAGCT ATTGGTTATCTTCTGTGTTCAAAATGCAAAGTCTTCAAGTGTGTCACCTTCCCAAACAGTAGTGACGGTGAAGAGTTGACCTTCTGA
- the LOC18587590 gene encoding uncharacterized protein LOC18587590 produces the protein MEWRSCYLDIILVPLGLLMTVAYHFWLWHKVRTQPLTTIIGTNASGRRVWVSAMMKDNEKKNILAVQTLRNSIMGSTLMATTSILLCAGLAAVISSTYSVKKPLNDSIFGAHGEFMMALKYVTILCIFLFSFFCHSLSIRFINQVNILINTPQGQDPSSIVTPDYVSLLLEKGFLLNTVGNRLFYAALPLLLWIFGPVLVFLCSITMVPVLYNLDFVFGTGENKGKPRVLDGCRDCQSAV, from the exons atggAGTGGCGATCATGTTATTTGGACATTATTTTGGTGCCATTAGGCCTTCTGATGACCGTCGCTTATCATTTCTGGTTATGGCATAAGGTCCGGACTCAGCCGCTCACTACCATTATCGGAACCAATGCCAGCGGACGTCGAGTCTGGGTCTCTGCCATGATGAAG GACAACGAGAAAAAGAACATCCTGGCTGTCCAAACACTACGAAACTCCATCATGGGATCCACCCTAATGGCCACCACGTCCATCCTTCTGTGTGCGGGGCTTGCAGCCGTCATCAGCAGCACTTACAGCGTGAAGAAGCCGCTGAACGATTCCATATTCGGAGCGCATGGAGAATTCATGATGGCACTCAAATATGTCACCATCTTatgcattttccttttctcctttttctgcCACTCCTTATCCATCAGGTTCATAAACCAAGTGAACATCCTTATCAACACTCCCCAAGGCCAAGACCCCTCCTCCATAGTGACTCCAGACTACGTGTCTTTGCTGCTGGAAAAGGGCTTCCTCTTGAACACTGTGGGCAACAGGCTCTTCTATGCTGCACTTCCCCTTCTGCTTTGGATCTTTGGCCCCGTGCTTGTTTTCTTGTGCTCTATCACTATGGTCCCAGTGCTTTACAACCTCGACTTTGTGTTTGGGACTGGGGAAAACAAGGGGAAGCCTCGAGTACTGGATGGATGTAGGGACTGTCAATCAGCAGTGTAG
- the LOC18587585 gene encoding glycosyltransferase family protein 64 C3, producing the protein MGAYAVAVFLSVTLSVSFVLSHRTLSPTRDTISSSACHPSNQPHPRSLRSSQFTVLINGYSESRLPLLQSIATTYSASPLVYSVLVLWGNPSTPPLTLAQLAYNLSVSSTGSAAISLVPQSSSSLNARFLPRSSIRTRAVLVCDDDVEVDPKTVEFAFRMWRWNPERLIGIFVRSHDIDMTRKEWIYTVHPDKYSVVLTKFMMMKTEYLFKYSCEGGAPMREMRRMVDEMRNCEDILMNFVVAEETNAGPLMVEAARARDWGDPRNEGEDGDGGGIRVMREVGLSSRRAEHRKRRGHCINEFHRVLGRMPLRYSYAKLVSSVAEQGLCRKGANLVPCDH; encoded by the coding sequence ATGGGGGCATATGCAGTTGCAGTCTTCCTCTCCGTCACGCTCTCCGTCTCGTTTGTGTTGTCTCATCGTACGCTCTCTCCGACTCGGGACACAATCTCATCATCAGCATGCCACCCCAGCAATCAGCCCCACCCTCGTTCTCTCAGATCCTCTCAGTTCACAGTCCTCATCAACGGTTATTCCGAGTCCCGCCTCCCTCTCCTCCAATCCATCGCGACCACTTACTCGGCGTCCCCGCTGGTATACTCTGTGCTGGTCCTCTGGGGGAACCCCTCCACCCCACCCCTTACTTTAGCACAATTGGCCTACAATCTGTCAGTCTCCTCCACGGGCAGCGCCGCCATCTCCCTCGTGCCCCAATCCTCGAGCAGCCTGAACGCCCGATTCCTTCCGAGGTCCTCGATCCGGACACGGGCCGTTCTGGTGTGCGATGACGACGTGGAAGTGGATCCCAAAACGGTGGAATTCGCCTTCAGGATGTGGAGGTGGAACCCGGAGCGTCTGATTGGAATATTCGTGAGATCGCATGATATAGACATGACAAGGAAGGAGTGGATTTACACGGTGCACCCGGACAAGTACTCCGTAGTGCTGACcaagttcatgatgatgaagaCGGAGTATTTGTTCAAGTACAGTTGCGAAGGTGGGGCCCCGATGCGTGAGATGAGGAGGATGGTCGATGAGATGCGTAATTGCGAGGATATTCTGATGAACTTCGTGGTGGCAGAGGAGACCAACGCGGGGCCTCTGATGGTGGAGGCGGCAAGGGCCAGAGATTGGGGAGACCCGAGAAACGAAGGCGAAGACGGTGATGGTGGCGGGATTAGAGTGATGAGAGAGGTGGGGTTGAGCAGTAGGAGAGCGGAGCACCGCAAGAGGAGAGGGCATTGCATAAACGAGTTCCATAGAGTTTTGGGGCGGATGCCCCTCAGATACAGTTACGCCAAGCTGGTTTCTTCTGTAGCTGAGCAAGGGCTTTGCAGGAAAGGCGCCAATTTGGTGCCTTGTGATCACTGA
- the LOC18587584 gene encoding uncharacterized protein LOC18587584: MKRKDIDDDFSFLPRSTKSRRLDGGDLLSIMEEDPSTRVPLRLEHQERPLPTTTNNTQSNASFVDTMPSSQVSAILLYNSSNTPFLKSPTSTDLSIVIDSALYPGLKDRLLYPGDSRAVKSMEDKATDNGSSSGPNDCLPVVPWVAPQLPLPSGTETEITAPLQPTEAEDMDSEMMDAEESSVSNFAGKGFQDGEMVEGTEAFQLWQQQQQQQQQQHCLMPQFRQNMNTPVTW, from the exons ATGAAGCGTAAGGATATCGATGATGATTTCTCTTTCCTTCCACGCTCCACAAAATCTAGGAGACTG GATGGTGGTGACTTGCTATCAATCATGGAGGAGGATCCAAGTACTAGGGTTCCTCTGCGACTAGAACATCAAGAGAGGCCCCTTCCAACCACTACCAACAATACCCAATCAAATGCCTCCTTTGTTGATACAATGCCTTCATCCCAAGTGAGCGCCATCCTGCTCTATAATTCATCCAACACCCCGTTTCTCAAATCTCCTACTTCAACAGACTTATCCATCGTCATTGATTCTGCCTTATATCCAGGTTTAAAGG ATCGTTTACTTTATCCAGGGGATTCACGGGCAGTGAAATCAATGGAGGATAAAGCAACGGATAATGGAAGCAGCAGCGGACCAAATGACTGCTTGCCTGTTGTTCCTTGGGTTGCACCTCAACTTCCATTACCCTCTGGAACAGAGACAGAAATTACTGCCCCCTTGCAGCCAACGGAAGCAGAAGATATGGACAGTGAAATGATGGATGCAGAAGAGAGCAGTGTTAGTAACTTTGCAGGGAAAGGTTTTCAGGATGGTGAAATGGTGGAAGGAACTGAAGCATTTCAGCTGTGGCAGCAGCAACAGCAACAGCAACAGCAACAGCACTGTTTGATGCCACAGTTCCGTCAGAACATGAATACTCCAGTTACTTGGTAA
- the LOC18587588 gene encoding auxin-responsive protein SAUR71: protein MDSRKSNKIREIVRLQQILKKWRKLANTSKSSSNCNSGSKSIKFLKRTLSLSDNSVREASSNTVPKGYLAVSVGEEQKRFIIPTEYLSHHAFHLLLREAEEEFGFQQAGVLRIPCEVSIFESIVKMVEEKKDLFFMQESLGYCASESQRTPSHHPQSPLCR, encoded by the coding sequence ATGGATTCCCGCAAGTCTAACAAGATCAGAGAAATTGTGAGGCTTCAGCAAATCCTAAAGAAATGGAGAAAGCTTGCGAATACATCAAAATCTAGCAGCAACTGCAATAGTGGCAGTAAGAGCATCAAGTTTCTGAAAAGGACACTCTCACTGTCAGATAACTCCGTCCGTGAAGCATCCAGCAATACCGTCCCAAAGGGCTACCTAGCTGTCTCTGTAGGAGAAGAGCAAAAGAGGTTCATTATACCCACGGAGTATTTGAGTCACCACGCATTTCACCTTTTATTGAGAGAAGCAGAAGAGGAATTCGGGTTCCAGCAGGCTGGTGTTTTGAGGATTCCTTGTGAAGTATCAATCTTTGAGAGCATCGTAAAGATGGTTGAGGAAAAGAAAGACTTATTCTTCATGCAGGAATCCCTGGGATACTGTGCATCAGAAAGTCAAAGAACTCCATCTCACCATCCCCAGAGCCCCTTGTGCAGATAG
- the LOC18587593 gene encoding basic leucine zipper 9 isoform X1 gives MHELVEEMMKQSASELALEEFIRKTMTFSDAKPFPDFDPDTWVAHLSNSFDVFKDHLLHQEGEAETHVLLLQNLTPNQSSVTATLDSQSSICENLSSGSPLSGNNPIIRENEVRGATSGSSHEQSDDEEDIETDPGQCEQSLDPTHLKRLRRKLSNRESARRSRKRKQEHLADLELQAEQLRGENDSLYKQLTNAHQQFRDADTNNRVLKSDVEALRAKVKLEEDRLARRTLTCNLNLLQSHLTSPQPIATHNLRMVANVSPTITVHGEDSSYAGLTVSGNSALGLGNVDISNGNLNSGIGSDAVSGVSEIWR, from the exons ATGCATGAATTGGTGGAGGAGATGATGAAGCAGAGTGCCTCGGAGTTGGCTTTGGAGGAGTTCATCAGGAAGACTATGACCTTCTCTGACGCGAAACCCTTTCCCGATTTTGATCCGGATACCTGGGTCGCCCATCTTTCTAATTCTTTCGATGTCTTCAAAGATCATCTTCTTCACCAG GAAGGGGAAGCTGAAACACATGTATTATTGTTACAGAATCttactccaaatcaatccagTGTTACAGCCACCCTTGATTCGCAATCATCCATTTGTG AGAATTTGTCATCCGGAAGTCCACTGTCTGGCAACAACCCCATAATTAGGGAGAATGAAGTAAGAGGAGCTACAAGTGGTTCGTCTCATGAACAGTCGGATGATGAAGAAGATATAGAAACAGACCCTGGTCAGTGCGAACAGAGCTTAGACCCCACTCATTTGAAACGCCTCCGCAG GAAGCTTTCTAATCGGGAGTCTGCCAGGCGATCCAGGAAAAGAAAGCAAGAGCATCTTGCAGATCTTGAATTGCAG GCTGAACAATTGAGGGGAGAAAATGATTCCCTATACAAGCAGCTCACAAATGCTCATCAACAATTTCGTGACGCTGACACTAATAATCGAGTGCTTAAGTCCGATGTGGAAGCCTTGAGAGCCAAG GTAAAGTTGGAAGAGGATAGGCTTGCTCGACGCACCTTGACATGCAATTTGAATCTTCTTCAAAGTCACTTGACTTCCCCGCAACCGATTGCTACTCATAATCTGCGGATGGTGGCAAATGTCTCTCCCACCATTACCGTCCATGGAGAGGATTCCTCGTACGCAGGATTGACAGTCTCTGGGAATTCAGCACTTGGACTTGGAAATGTTGACATCAGCAATGGGAATCTCAATAGTGGAATTGGTAGTGATGCTGTAAGCGGTGTTTCAGAAATTTGGCGTTAG
- the LOC18587582 gene encoding protein AIG2, producing the protein MSAMAMASASPSASAAAAHNVFVYGSLLADDVVRVLLNRVPLSSAALLNGFHRFSIKGRVYPAILPVQNHQVIGKVLFGITDPELHILDEFEDVEYQRSLVEVSSLESSDKLQAHAYVWSNANDPNLYGHWDFEEWEGAHKESFMKMTSGFMEELELPESKPRVATYESFYHQDAEK; encoded by the exons ATGAGTGCTATGGCGATGGCGAGTGCGAGTCCGAGTGCGAGTGCAGCAGCAGCGCACAACGTATTCGTATATGGAAGCCTATTAGCAGATGATGTGGTTCGCGTCCTCTTGAATCGAGTCCCCCTTTCCTCCGCTGCTCTTCTCAATGGCTT CCATAGATTTAGCATTAAAGGACGCGTGTATCCGGCTATTCTCCCTGTCCAAAACCATCAAGTTATTGGCAAG GTGTTGTTTGGAATCACGGATCCTGAATTGCATATTCTGGATGAATTTGAGGATGTTGAGTACCAAAGGTCCCTCGTTGAGGTCTCCTCGCTG GAAAGTTCCGATAAATTGCAAGCTCACGCTTATGTCTGGTCCAACGCAAATGATCCCAACTTGTATGGACACTGGGACTTTGAG GAATGGGAAGGAGCTCATAAGGAAAGCTTTATGAAGATGACTAGTGGATTTATGGAAGAACTGGAGCTGCCGGAATCAAAGCCAAGAGTGGCCACTTATGAATCCTTCTATCACCAAGATGCTGAAAAGTGA
- the LOC18587583 gene encoding L-arabinokinase, producing the protein MRIEENGVECASIKHLVFAYYVTGHGFGHATRVVEVVRNLIVAGHDVHVVTGAPDFVFTSEIQSPRLFLRKLVLDCGAVQADALTVDRLASLQKYSETAVQPRDSILATEVEWLNSIKADLLVSDVVPVACRAAAEAGIRSVCVTNFSWDFIYAEYVMAAGYHHRSIVWQIAEDYSHCEFLIRLPGYCPMPAFRDVIDVPLVVRRLHKSRKEVRKELGIGEDVKLVILNFGGQPAGWKLKEEYLPSGWLCLVCGASDTQELPPNFIKLPKDAYTPDLIAASDCMLGKIGYGTVSEALAYKLPFVFVRRDYFNEEPFLRNMLEFYQSGVEMIRRDLLTGHWKPYLERAISLKPCYEGGINGGEVAAHILQETAIGKNYASDKLSGARRLRDAIILGYQLQRVPGRDVSIPEWYTNAENELGLSTGSPTCKMSESNSITDLCTEDFEILHGDLQGLSDTMSFLNGLVELDNVYVSEKNSEKRQMRERKAAAGLFNWEEDVFVTRAPGRLDVMGGIADYSGSLVLQMPIREACHVAVQRNHPSKHRLWKHALARQNAKGQGPMPVLQIVSYGSELSNRGPTFDMDLADFMEGEQPISYEKAKKYFAQDPSQKWAAYVAGTILVLMKELGVRFEDSISMLVSSAVPEGKGVSSSASVEVASMSAIAAAHGLSISPRDLALLCQKVENHIVGAPCGVMDQMTSACGEANKLLAMVCQPAEIVGLVAIPSHIRFWGIDSGIRHSVGGADYGSVRVGAFMGRKMIKAIASTKLSQSLSTANGVSPDELDNDGLELLEAEAALDYLCNLTPHRYEALYAKLLPESMIGDTFLEKYSDHGDTVTVIDKKRTYAVTAAAKHPVYENFRVKAFKALLTSESSDEQLTALGELLYQCHYSYSACGLGSDGTDRLVELVQEMQHCKLGKGEDGTLYGAKITGGGSGGTVCVIGRNSLGSSQHILEIQQRYKRATGYLPFIFEGSSPGAGKFGHLRIRRRLPPKLSA; encoded by the exons ATGAGGATTGAAGAGAATGGAGTAGAGTGTGCATCCATCAAGCACCTCGTCTTTGCTTACTATGTCACTGGTCATGGCTTCGGCCACGCCACTCGTGTTGTTgag GTTGTTCGGAATCTGATTGTGGCGGGGCATGATGTGCACGTCGTCACCGGTGCACCTGACTTTGTTTTCACTTCTGAAATTCAGTCCCCTCGCCTCTTCCTTCGCAAG CTAGTTTTAGACTGTGGAGCAGTTCAGGCAGATGCATTGACCGTGGATCGTCTTGCCTCCCTGCAGAAG tatTCAGAAACAGCTGTGCAACCTCGGGATTCTATTTTGGCTACCGAAGTCGAGTGGCTCAACTCCATCAAAGCCGACTTACTG GTTTCAGATGTTGTTCCAGTTGCATGCCGTGCAGCAGCTGAAGCTGGAATTCGCTCAGTCTGTGTTACCAACTTCAG CTGGGACTTCATTTATGCAGAGTATGTAATGGCTGCTGGATATCATCACCGTTCAATAGTTTGGCAG ATAGCAGAGGATTATTCACATTGTGAGTTTCTCATCCGTCTCCCAGGATATTGTCCAA TGCCTGCTTTCCGTGATGTTATTGATGTACCTCTAGTTGTAAGGAGATTGCACAAATCTCGCAAGGAG GTGAGAAAGGAACTTGGAATTGGCGAGGATGTAAAGCTAGTTATTCTTAACTTTGGTGGACAG CCTGCAGGGTGGAAGTTGAAGGAGGAGTATTTACCTTCTGGTTGGCTGTGCCTG GTTTGTGGTGCTTCTGATACCCAGGAGCTTCCACCTAATTTTATAAAGCTTCCAAAAGATGCATACACACCTGATCTTATAGCGGCATCTGACTGTATGCTTG GAAAAATTGGATATGGTACTGTCAGTGAAGCCTTGGCATATAAGTTACCTTTTGTCTTTGTACGAAGAGATTACTTCAATGAGGAGCCCTTCTTAAGAAATATGCTTGAG TTTTATCAAAGTGGTGTTGAGATGATTAGGAGGGATTTACTCACTGGTCATTGGAAACCCTATCTTGAACGTGCAATCAGTTTAAAACCATGCTATGAGGGAGGCATCAATGGTGGTGAG GTGGCAGCTCACATCTTGCAGGAGACAGCTATTGGCAAGAACTATGCTTCAGATAAG TTGAGTGGTGCTAGAAGGTTGCGTGATGCCATAATTCTTGGGTATCAACTGCAAAGGGTCCCTGGAAGAGATGTCAGCATTCCTGAATGGTAtacaaatgctgaaaatgaacTTGGTTTAAGTACTGGATCGCCAACTTGTAAGATGAGTGAGAGCAACTCGATCACAGATTT ATGCACTGAAgactttgaaattcttcatGGAGATCTTCAAGGTCTTTCAGATACAATGAGTTTCCTAAATGGCTTGGTAGAACTTGACAATGTTTATGTTTCTGAAAAGAATAGTGAGAAGCGCCAGATGCGTGAACGAAAGGCTGCTGCTGGGCTTTTTAATTGGGAG GAGGATGTCTTTGTGACTAGGGCACCTGGAAGGTTGGATGTTATGGGAGGCATTGCAGACTACTCAGGCAGCCTAGTATTGCAG ATGCCTATAAGGGAAGCCTGCCATGTAGCAGTGCAAAGGAATCATCCAAGTAAACACAGGCTTTGGAAACATGCACTTGCTCGGCAGAATGCAAAAGGACAAGGACCAATGCCTGTCTTGCAAATT GTATCATATGGTTCAGAGTTGAGCAATCGTGGCCCAACTTTTGACATGGATTTAGCTGACTTTATGGAAGGAGAGCAACCGATTTCATATGAGAAGGCAAAAAAATACTTCGCCCAAGATCCGTCCCAAAA GTGGGCAGCATATGTTGCTGGGACAATTTTGGTTTTGATGAAAGAATTAGGTGTACGCTTTGAGGATAGTATCAGCATGCTG GTCTCTTCTGCAGTTCCAGAAGGCAAAGGTGTCTCTTCTTCCGCCTCTGTGGAAGTTGCTAGCATGTCAGCTATTGCTGCTGCTCATG GATTGAGCATCAGTCCAAGAGATCTTGCCCTGCTCTGCCAAAAG GTGGAGAATCACATTGTAGGAGCTCCATGTGGTGTTATGGACCAAATGACTTCAGCCTGTGGTGAAGCAAATAAACTACTTGCAATGGTTTGCCAG CCTGCTGAGATAGTTGGACTTGTAGCAATTCCCAGTCATATCCGATTTTGGGGAATTGATTCAGGAATACGGCACAG TGTTGGAGGTGCAGACTATGGTTCTGTTAGAGTAGGAGCCTTCATGGGCCGAAAGATGATAAAAGCTATAGCATCTACTAAATTGTCTCAATCACTGTCGACTGCTAATGGGGTATCTCCTGATGAATTGGACAATGATGGATTGGAATTACTTGAAGCTGAAGCTGCATTAGATTATTTATGCAACTTGACACCTCACAG ATATGAAGCTCTTTATGCGAAGCTACTTCCTGAATCAATGATTGGTGATACATTTTTGGAGAAGTATAGTGATCATGGTGATACAGTTACAGTAATTGATAAGAAACGAACGTATGCAGTGACAGCTGCCGCTAAGCATCCTGTGTATGAAAATTTCAGGGTCAAG GCCTTCAAGGCACTGCTGACGTCAGAATCTTCAGATGAGCAGCTGACGGCACTTGGGGAACTGTTGTACCAG TGCCACTACAGCTATAGTGCGTGCGGACTGGGGTCTGATGGGACAGATAGACTAGTGGAGTTGGTGCAGGAAATGCAGCACTGTAAATTAGGTAAAGGTGAAGATGGAACTTTGTATGGAGCTAAAATTACAGGCGGGGGTTCGGGTGGAACAGTGTGTGTGATTGGCAGGAACTCACTGGGAAGCAGCCAACACATTCTGGAG ATTCAGCAGAGGTACAAAAGAGCAACGGGGTATTTGCCGTTTATATTTGAAGGGTCATCCCCTGGTGCGGGCAAGTTTGGGCATTTGAGAATTCGCCGCCGCCTCCCCCCGAAATTGTCCGCctaa